The following proteins are encoded in a genomic region of Brachypodium distachyon strain Bd21 chromosome 1, Brachypodium_distachyon_v3.0, whole genome shotgun sequence:
- the LOC100843437 gene encoding exonuclease mut-7 homolog, whose translation MDPAPAPPPPFAVHLVSGGSSSPELPLLLQSLAAARVVALDAEWKPRRRGASAPGPVDGASPALPNPPLFPTVTVLQLACRGEEGCSEVFVVDLLAVPLADLWAPLRQLFERPDALKLGFRFKQDLVYLSATFTAALGSDSRFDRVEAFLDVTNVYYYLMGHDRQKRLPKETKSLATICEELLNVSLSKELQCSDWSCRPLSEGQIQYAASDAYYLLDIFDLFHQKVRTEEKCVSTMETSDQHCPQRAIECSSSGYVICSDDYLTSIITKYSDRILLAESDTKARSSRRKQKQKLSTDAKCKEKFDCNTEWQGPPPWDPSVGGDGYPKFLCDVMIEGLAKHLRCVGIDAATPSCKKPQPRELLNQAYKEGRILLTRDIKLLKYQYLATNQVYKVKGLLKHDQLAEVIDTFQLKISEDRLMSRCTKCNGSFIQKPLTLEEAMEASKGFQVIPSCLFNRNLEFWKCTDCNQLYWEGTQYHNAVQKFMSVCNIGE comes from the exons ATGGACCCCGCAcctgcgccaccgccgccattcGCTGTACACCTCGTCAGCGGCGGCAGCTCCTCGCCGGagcttcccctcctcctccaatccCTCGCCGCTGCCCGCGTCGTGGCCCTCGACGCCGAGTGgaagccgcgccgccgcggcgcttCCGCCCCCGGGCCCGTGGACGGCGCCTCGCCGGCGCTCCCGAATCCGCCGCTGTTCCCGACGGTCACGGTCCTCCAGCTGGCCTGCCGCGGCGAAGAAGGTTGCAGCGAGGTGTTCGTCGTGGACCTCCTCGCCGTGCCGCTCGCCGACCTGTGGGCGCCGCTAAGGCAGCTGTTCGAGCGGCCCGACGCGCTGAAGCTGGGGTTCCGGTTCAAGCAGGACCTCGTGTACCTCTCTGCCACCTTCACGGCGGCCCTCGGAAGCGACTCCCGATTCGATAGG GTGGAGGCGTTCTTGGATGTCACCAATGTTTATTACTACCTCATGGGGCATGACAGGCAAAAGCGGCTTCCAAAGGAGACCAAGAGTTTGGCTACAATTTGCGAGGAACTGCTTAATGTCTCTTTATCCAAG GAACTCCAATGTAGCGATTGGTCATGCCGACCCTTGAGCGAAGGGCAAATACAATATGCTGCATCAGATGCCTACTACTTGCTAGATATATTTGATCTGTTCCATCAGAAGGTCAGGACTGAAG AAAAATGTGTTTCGACAATGGAAACTTCAGATCAACATTGCCCACAAAGGGCGATAGAGTGCTCATCATCAGGATATGTCATTTGCTCTGATGATTATTTGACATCAATTATAACTAAGTATAGTGACAGGATTTTGTTGGCAGAGTCAGATACTAAAGCACGTTCCTCAAgacgaaaacaaaaacaaaagctttCTACCGATGCCAAGTGTAAAGAGAAGTTTGATTGCAATACTGAATGGCAGGGTCCCCCTCCATGGGATCCTTCCGTTGGTGGAGATGGATACCCAAAGTTTTTGTGTGATGTCATG ATTGAGGGTCTAGCTAAGCACTTGAGATGTGTTGGAATAGACGCTGCCACTCCATCTTGTAAGAAACCTCAACCAAG GGAATTATTAAATCAAGCCTATAAGGAAGGAAGAATATTACTAACACGAGATATCAAGCTCTTAAAATATCAGTATTTGGCGACTAATCAGGTATACAAAGTGAAAGGCCTGCTCAAACATGATCAACTGGCTGAG GTGATTGATACCTTCCAGTTAAAGATCTCTGAGGACCGACTAATGTCGAGATGTACAAAGTGCAATGGAAGTTTCATTCAGAAACCACTAACGCTGGAGGAGGCCATGGAAGCGTCCAAAGGTTTCCAGGTTATCCCCTCATGCCTCTTCAACCGAAATCTAGAGTTCTGGAAGTGCACCGACTGCAACCAACTCTACTGGGAG GGAACACAGTACCACAACGCCGTTCAAAAGTTCATGTCAGTCTGCAACATCGGTGAGTAA
- the LOC100823013 gene encoding uncharacterized protein LOC100823013 isoform X2, whose amino-acid sequence MEVPAARVATAKEVEKKVELMKEVRAREVAIGELNNLPPSRAAYQKTCNIFFRKNIKTAVISEQKQLDLAKARLQKLDQA is encoded by the exons ATGGAGGTGCCGGCTGCGAGAGTAGCGACGGCAAAGGAGGTAGAGAAGAAGGTGGAGCTTATGAAGGAG GTAAGAGCACGCGAAGTGGCAATCGGCGAGCTCAACAATCTGCCTCCCTCTCGG GCCGCGTACCAGAAGACCTGCAACATCTTCTTCCGCAAGAACATCAAAACAGCAGTCATATCCGAACAGA AGCAACTTGATCTGGCAAAGGCTCGGCTGCAGAAGCTCGATCAGGCCTGA
- the LOC100823013 gene encoding uncharacterized protein LOC100823013 isoform X1, with translation MSNQNSSWAAWVKKAHYSNKDFGDSLKKTSAIWKQISSYIALYRDLTSVNVGGGDTVSFWHDTWLTKGTLSSLFPALFSHALRLNISVRDCVNNGLWEIPLRYLTSARATCELHDLTLMLNGCHLSPDTSDLRIWRLDHSQPFSVRGVYQLTNFGGILDNASMAVWQSFAPKKCKFFAWLMIKGRIKVRTTLHLQGVIDSDACPFECGNSESVRHLATSCPRAIHIWQSLGLPFQAGCDVHDIFTSVKDLIPSAWLHVWDTVAVTILWNLWLGRNRKVFDNIRYTVPMVVQQCRDTLKLWTVRMTKMEKQAAQLLIESWPD, from the coding sequence ATGTCTAATCAGAATTCTTCTTGGGCGGCGTGGGTCAAAAAAGCTCATTATAGTAACAAAGACTTTGGCGACAGTCTCAAAAAGACAAGTGCTATTTGGAAACAAATCAGTTCTTACATTGCTTTGTACAGGGATCTCACTTCTGTCAATGTGGGGGGAGGGGACACCGTCTCTTTTTGGCATGATACTTGGTTGACAAAAGGCACTCTTTCAAGCTTATTCCCAGCTCTCTTCTCACATGCTCTTCGTCTGAATATCTCTGTCAGAGATTGTGTTAACAATGGGCTTTGGGAAATCCCACTGCGTTATCTCACTTCGGCTAGAGCTACTTGTGAACTACATGATCTCACGCTAATGTTGAATGGATGCCATCTCTCTCCTGATACTTCAGATCTACGTATTTGGAGGCTTGATCATTCTCAACCTTTCTCTGTCCGAGGTGTATATCAACTGACAAACTTTGGTGGAATTCTGGACAACGCTTCCATGGCGGTGTGGCAAAGCTTTGCACCAAAGAAATGTAAATTTTTTGCTTGGTTAATGATCAAAGGAAGGATTAAAGTCAGGACTACACTTCATCTACAAGGTGTGATTGATTCTGATGCTTGTCCATTTGAATGTGGTAATTCTGAATCTGTTCGACATCTTGCAACCTCTTGTCCACGAGCTATTCATATTTGGCAGTCCCTGGGTCTACCTTTCCAGGCCGGCTGTGATGTTCATGATATTTTCACCTCGGTGAAAGATCTCATTCCGTCAGCTTGGCTTCATGTCTGGGATACAGTGGCAGTGACGATTCTTTGGAACTTATGGTTGGGCAGAAATCGTAAAGTTTTCGACAACATTCGATATACTGTTCCCATGGTGGTTCAACAATGTCGGGATACTCTGAAGTTATGGACTGTCCGAATGACGAAGATGGAGAAGCAGGCAGCGCAACTTCTGATCGAATCATGGCCAGATTAG
- the LOC100823324 gene encoding atherin — MGRPRATAAAGTAASRPRRANAKSKPAFLSPPAPATRKRNARARAPSSYPSSPSPSPSFPTDVSFVAPLSSVSPEPASKSRSRKPSSKAKAKPAARSPPLASPRPVSPLSAGAPPAAAALVSSVGDLRSAAASQMESLRHRLDGLHSRVHTDLDASLSRASKRFKTQNQACQQLTDEVDNEYRKISDNLKENAEKLKAKYKQIMAETQSSTSRACKVTIPEITKSVEKAIDGLRRRYNISMPV; from the exons ATGGGGAGACCCAgggccactgccgccgccgggacCGCCGCATCCAGGCCTAGGAGGGCCAACGCTAAGTCCAAGCCCGccttcctctcccctcccgcgcccgccacccGCAAGCGCAACGCGAGAGCCAGAGCCCCCTCCTCCTACccttcgtcgccgtcgccgtcgccttcCTTCCCCACCGACGTCAGCTTCGTCGCGCCCCTGTCCTCCGTCTCCCCGGAGCCCGCGTCCAAGTCTAGGTCGCGCAAGCCCAGCTccaaggccaaggccaagccggccgcgcgctcgccgcctcTCGCCAGCCCCCGCCCCGTCTCCCCTCTCTCCGCCGGGGcccctcctgctgctgctgcgttgGTATCCAGCGTCGGGGACctgaggagcgccgccgcgtcgcagATGGAGTCCCTCAGGCACCGCCTCGACGGGCTCCACTCCCGCGTGCACACCGACCTCGACGCCTCCCTCTCCCGCGCCTCCAAGCGATTCAAG ACTCAGAACCAGGCTTGTCAGCAACTAACAGACGAAGTGGACAATGAGTACAGGAAGATTTCTGACAATTTAAAGGAAAATGCAGAGAAGCTCAAG gcAAAGTACAAGCAGATCATGGCAGAGACCCAGTCCTCCACATCACGTG CGTGCAAGGTGACTATCCCTGAGATTACGAAATCTGTGGAGAAAGCTATTGATGGTCTGCGCAGACGTTATAATATCTCAATGCCAGTCTAG
- the LOC100843135 gene encoding ORM1-like protein 3, protein MGRRVASYYVEAAPPVDVNKNTEWFMYPGVWTTYILLLFFAWLLVLSVSACSPGAAWTAVNLGHFAITYHFFHWKKGTPFAADDQGIYNRLTWWEQIDNGQQLTRNRKFLTVVPVVLYLIASHLTDYNQPMLFLNTVAVLVLVVAKLPNMHKVRIFGINADI, encoded by the exons ATGGGGCGGAGAGTGGCGTCCTACTacgtggaggcggcgccgcccgtgGACGTGAACAAGAACACCGAGTGGTTCATGTACCCCGGGGTCTGGACCACCTACAtcctgctcctcttcttcgcctggctcctcgtcctctccgtctccgcctgctcccccggcgccgcctggACCGCCGTCAACCTCGGCCACTTCGCC ATCACTTACCACTTCTTCCATTGGAAGAAGGGAACTCCGTTTGCTGCTGATGATCAAGGAATCTACAACAGATTGACTTGGTGGGAGCAAATTGACAACGGGCAGCAGCTTACTCGCAACAGGAAGTTCTTAACTGTGGTACCGGTGGTTCT GTATCTGATTGCTTCACACTTGACCGACTACAATCAGCCGATGCTCTTCCTCAACACAGTTGCAGTTTTGGTGCTAGTTGTAGCCAAACTACCAAACATGCACAAGGTCCGGATATTTGGAATCAATGCAGATATCTGA
- the LOC100842213 gene encoding nucleolin, with protein sequence MGDPPPAPRRPLFDLNVAVDEFEEEFEEEPQEMEQVVEVREVVEEEEEEVEEEEPQEMIMEEDEEEAEAAAEAAQEEEEDAIVEKEVVEEAGMMAEAGEDEGRRKKRKEYEVFVFGLPPEAVEENVAGALAEAGEVEEVRLVRDPAEPQLNKGFAFVRFAEVWQARWAADDLRTAKIKGKACGICKNNDNETLHLRNICFDWSKDDLAENLKTFELENLEDINLIEHPDRKGKNRGYAFLDFSSHVDAVAGFLKLQKRDLYLGTDIKAQISFSNTISQDDKVMEKVKSVFLDGLPPHWDEDDVREKFGKFGEIDNIQLARNMFTAKRKDFGFISFTTRQAAIDCIDMVNKGRFGEGSGKVRMKATLQRPKPTFKKPSWQGDTHMLGVRRGFIGKSHGDREPYPNRFRHLGHERRAYSNNFAHGNYRHQPMVGRSPPMAVDDGERPVSLREYRSYYRRDSAVPDHSHKYGRAHPGTRIREGYDESRYASKYPKHKHAAYEASMQRDEYRSKYGHSYLERAHSESCPECIRGDHNSSAYQNGRYSSGDKAGHRYQCQNGEEFSATSGPPKAFYKTDHEPTPSTSQGASQRKETYREDPQSMPSSPPVMCDCSECYKEQKAAAPPSSQSAVTRTHSNPQVPPHRRIAKPYHDQRSFVPDEYEVEYTIRERRGRYLSARDGHSTHPRKYSRQGR encoded by the exons ATGGGcgacccgccgccggccccgcgccggccgctctTCGACCTCAACGTCGCCGTGgacgagttcgaggaggagttcgaggaggagccccaggagatGGAGCAGGTGGTCGAGGTGCGGGAAGtagtggaggaggaagaggaggaggtggaggaagaggagccgCAGGAGATGATcatggaggaggacgaggaggaggcagaggccgccgccgaggcggcgcaggaggaggaggaagacgctATCGTGGAGAAGGAAgtcgtggaggaggcggggatgATGGCGGAAGCAGGGGAGGATGAgggcaggaggaagaagaggaaggagtaCGAGGTGTTCGTGTTTGGACTGCCGCCGGAAGCCGTGGAGGAGAACGTCGCGGGTGCGCTCGCTGAggccggcgaggtcgaggAGGTCCGCCTCGTCCGGGATCCGGCGGAACCGCAGCTCAATAAGGGGTTCGCCTTCGTGCGCTTCGCTGAGGTCTGGCAGGCGCGATGGGCTGCCGACGACCTCCGCACTGCTAAG ATCAAGGGGAAAGCTTGTGGAATATGCAAGAACAATGATAATGAGACCCTTCATCTGCGTAATATATGCTTCGATTGGTCAAAAGATGAT TTAGCTGAGAATCTGAAAACATTTGAGTTGGAAAACCTTGAAGATATCAATTTAATTGAGCATCCGGacagaaagggaaaaaatagAGGCTATGCATTTCTTGACTTCAGTTCACATGTGGATGCTGTGGCTGGATTTCTTAAACTACAGAAAAGAGATTTATATCTTGGTACTGATATTAAAGCACAAATATCATTCTCAAACACTATTTCACAAGATGATAAGGTTATGGAGAAG GTAAAATCTGTTTTCTTGGATGGCTTACCACCTCATTGGGATGAAGATGACGTGAGGGAAAAGTTCGGAAAGTTTGGTGAAATTGATAATATACAACTTGCAAGAAATATGTTTACAGCAAAACGTAAAGATTTTGGTTTCATCAGCTTTACTACAAGACAAGCAGCTATAGACTGCATTGATATGGTCAATAAAGGCCGTTTTGGTGAAGGTAGTGGAAAG GTTCGCATGAAGGCTACTTTACAAAGACCAAAACCTACTTTCAAAAAGCCTTCATGGCAAGGAGATACTCACATGTTGGGTGTCAGAAGAGGATTTATTGGCAAAAGTCATGGTGATAGAGAACCCTACCCTAACAGATTTAGACATTTAGGTCACGAAAGGCGTGCCTATTCAAATAATTTTGCCCATGGTAACTACCGTCACCAACCAATGGTTGGTAGGTCGCCACCTATGGCGGTTGATGATGGAGAAAGGCCTGTTTCTCTGCGAGAATACAGATCTTACTACAGAAGAGATTCTGCAGTACCTG ACCACAGCCATAAATATGGAAGGGCACATCCAGGTACCAGAATTAGGGAGGGATATGATGAAAGTCGATATGCTAGCAAATATCCAAAACATAAGCATGCAGCATATGAAGCATCCATGCAAAGAGATGAATACAGGAGTAAATATGGACATTCATACCTGGAAAGGGCACACAGCGAATCTTGCCCAGAATGCATTCGAGGTGATCATAACTCCAGTGCTTATCAGAATGGTCGGTACTCCAGTGGTGACAAAGCTGGTCACCGTTATCAGTGCCAGAATGGTGAAGAATTTTCTGCAACCAGTGGACCTCCGAAGGCTTTCTATAAGACA GACCATGAGCCCACGCCTTCAACGTCTCAAGGAGCATCTCAGCGCAAGGAAACCTATCGTGAG GACCCTCAGTCGATGCCTTCAAGTCCTCCTGTTATGTGTGATTGTAGCGAATGCTACAAG gAGCAGAAGGCAGCAGCGCCTCCAAGCTCTCAAAGCGCGGTCACTAGAACTCATTCTAATCCTCAAGTCCCCCCTCATCGTCGGATTGCTAAACCTTATCATGACCAGCGGAG CTTTGTGCCTGATGAGTATGAGGTGGAGTACACAATCAGGGAACGGAGAGGCCGGTATTTATCTGCAAGAGACGGGCACAGTACTCACCCCAGGAAATACTCTAGGCAAGGAAGATAG